One region of Limnospira fusiformis SAG 85.79 genomic DNA includes:
- a CDS encoding DUF433 domain-containing protein, whose protein sequence is MVKTSSLLTQQNLYHVPIYTIADTARYLHIPLPTLKTWVNGRSYPTQKGDQDFLPLIQRPQPNIPQLSFTNLVEAHVLRVIRTVHNVPLRQVRLALDYISEQFKTEHPLVQKQFSTDGVDIFIEQFERLINASRSGQLAMKQVLNNLLTRIEWDEQDIASRLFPIINDHSHNFRDKVLIIDPNISFGKPTITGTGIPTKIVTQLFDAGDSIEDIADDYNCQPWQIQQAILFESNSQAAIG, encoded by the coding sequence ATGGTTAAAACATCATCCCTGCTAACTCAACAAAATCTCTATCATGTTCCTATTTACACGATAGCCGATACTGCCCGCTATCTTCATATCCCCCTACCTACCCTCAAAACATGGGTAAATGGACGCAGCTACCCCACCCAAAAAGGAGATCAAGACTTCTTACCCCTCATCCAACGCCCTCAACCGAATATTCCCCAACTCTCCTTTACCAACCTAGTTGAAGCTCACGTCCTCAGAGTCATTCGCACCGTTCATAACGTCCCCCTTCGTCAAGTTAGACTCGCCCTCGACTACATAAGCGAACAATTTAAAACAGAACATCCCCTTGTTCAAAAACAATTTAGCACCGATGGGGTTGACATTTTTATCGAACAATTTGAACGGCTAATTAATGCCTCCCGTTCAGGACAATTAGCCATGAAACAGGTCTTAAATAATCTGTTAACTCGCATAGAATGGGATGAACAAGACATCGCCTCCAGACTCTTCCCTATCATCAACGATCATAGCCACAACTTCCGGGATAAAGTCTTAATCATAGATCCTAATATTTCCTTTGGTAAACCTACCATCACCGGAACAGGCATTCCCACCAAAATTGTCACTCAACTGTTTGATGCCGGGGACTCTATCGAGGATATTGCTGATGATTATAACTGCCAACCCTGGCAAATTCAACAAGCCATTTTATTTGAATCTAACTCACAGGCTGCTATCGGTTAA
- a CDS encoding EAL domain-containing protein: MKISIPQPRRYAIASLPLGVSLVEPLHQLIVNHQEWMVMQLLQCFGQTTQPSIITHLRSVQGLTSRISLLLIEMTADLTPGYLVSDMEEHLQTLGGISAIAISAETQTDISAAEMVETLQQYRQCYLNLIKLGEFSSEQEHLFSQVVGDFFTAIERQFFAEEKQRQYQTIIDQYLDEHIDDSINHIKASPMEMILNAINLPIFIVNQEHKIIFANRKAHETLVVNSQIPPELETWLRERSPQIADTNISEIVAEIPITKDNITEWFCLRLYPIDSQDGSDFRAIAICEDITDSKLKSQHQQLQQHLAQVQALTKTGSWCLNMNTGEMIVSEQLYHILGLTPQPTSINFEQLLNQIHVEDLYGWVQNYTTSLFMKQNYSLNYRIIQPDSSVHWVSQESTPVSDRHGQVTHIISTIKAIENQEIINSSITAEAALRESEARLRTIISTSTNGLVVVNREGRALFINPAAEALFGRPASQLEGELIGIPLVTKESTELEILRQDGQLKIVRMRVVEISWEQETAYLASLTDITDFKKTEDQLKMFSRACDQSPVSIVITDSEGDIQYVNPKFEEITGYKAGEVIGQNPRILKSGYTTEPEYDVLWRQITSGKQWSGEFHNKKKNGELFWEHASICPMRDEEGYITHFIAVKEDITQQKHNEEILAHQANYDALTDLPNRTLIFDRLRQAITEAQVHHSNVAVMFIDLDHFKNINDTLGHELGDFLLKEAGMRLRGCIRKTDTVGRLGGDEFLLIIPKLDDLVQAEYIANQVLDVLGEPFNLCGEEAFISASIGIASYPQDGKNVSTLVRNADTAMYAAKQEGRNVFAFFTQNMNDEAQSRIIIENQLRHAISRNELSVVYQPFIHLNTSQIVGAEALMRWYNPELGNIRPDQFIAIAEESRLIVDLGEWILSQACQEVANWHQQGNNGLWVAVNMSPRQLRTPNLVNVIIEAIANNGLSSDCLELEITERSLVEEVPGVQSLIKQLNHLKIRLAIDDFGTGYSSLSYLKRFPFSVLKIDKSFISDLPDDQDAIALVKTMITMAHGLGLVVVAEGIETTAQLDFLCNQGCDYGQGYLFSKPLPPAQFRAYLQQKS; encoded by the coding sequence ATGAAAATATCAATTCCGCAGCCTAGACGTTATGCGATCGCTTCACTACCATTGGGGGTGAGTTTAGTAGAACCCCTACACCAACTGATTGTTAACCATCAAGAATGGATGGTAATGCAGTTACTACAGTGTTTCGGTCAGACTACCCAACCTTCCATTATAACTCACTTACGGTCAGTGCAGGGTTTAACTTCCCGCATTTCCCTGCTATTAATTGAGATGACTGCAGATCTCACCCCAGGATATCTAGTTTCTGACATGGAGGAACATTTACAGACGCTGGGGGGAATAAGTGCGATCGCTATTTCGGCGGAAACCCAGACCGATATCTCCGCTGCGGAAATGGTGGAAACTCTCCAACAATATAGACAATGCTATTTAAATCTGATTAAGTTAGGAGAATTTAGCAGTGAACAGGAACACCTATTCTCCCAAGTAGTCGGGGATTTCTTTACGGCTATTGAGAGGCAATTTTTTGCGGAAGAAAAACAGCGTCAATATCAGACGATTATTGACCAATATCTTGATGAGCATATCGATGATAGTATTAATCATATTAAAGCCAGCCCAATGGAGATGATTTTAAATGCCATTAATCTCCCCATATTCATAGTTAATCAAGAACATAAAATTATTTTCGCGAATAGGAAAGCCCATGAAACCTTAGTGGTCAATTCTCAAATTCCCCCGGAACTTGAAACCTGGCTAAGAGAGCGATCGCCCCAAATTGCCGACACTAATATCTCAGAAATAGTCGCAGAAATTCCGATTACAAAAGATAATATAACCGAATGGTTTTGCCTGAGACTCTACCCAATTGATAGTCAAGATGGGTCGGATTTCAGAGCGATCGCCATCTGTGAAGATATCACCGATTCCAAGCTGAAATCGCAACACCAGCAGCTACAGCAGCACCTAGCCCAAGTGCAAGCCCTGACCAAAACGGGGAGTTGGTGTTTAAATATGAACACCGGAGAAATGATTGTATCAGAGCAATTATATCATATTTTAGGATTAACTCCCCAGCCGACATCCATAAATTTTGAGCAATTGTTGAATCAGATCCATGTCGAGGATCTATATGGTTGGGTGCAAAACTATACGACATCGTTATTTATGAAACAAAATTACAGCCTGAACTATCGAATTATACAACCGGATAGTTCTGTTCACTGGGTCAGCCAAGAATCGACCCCAGTAAGCGATCGCCATGGTCAAGTCACCCATATAATCAGCACCATAAAAGCGATCGAGAATCAGGAAATCATTAACTCTTCCATCACAGCCGAAGCCGCGTTAAGGGAAAGCGAAGCACGTCTGAGAACCATTATCAGCACCAGTACCAACGGTTTAGTAGTAGTCAACCGTGAAGGACGCGCCCTATTCATTAACCCCGCCGCCGAGGCTTTATTCGGTCGCCCAGCCAGCCAACTGGAAGGGGAACTGATAGGTATTCCCCTAGTCACCAAAGAATCAACCGAATTAGAAATTTTGAGACAGGATGGACAGCTAAAAATCGTCCGTATGCGAGTAGTAGAAATTTCTTGGGAACAGGAAACAGCCTATCTAGCATCCTTAACAGATATTACCGACTTCAAAAAAACCGAAGATCAGCTGAAAATGTTTTCCCGCGCTTGCGATCAAAGTCCGGTCTCTATTGTGATTACCGACTCCGAGGGAGATATTCAGTATGTGAACCCGAAATTTGAAGAAATCACCGGATATAAAGCAGGAGAGGTAATCGGTCAAAATCCTCGCATCCTGAAATCTGGCTACACCACAGAACCGGAATATGATGTGTTATGGAGACAGATTACATCAGGGAAACAGTGGTCTGGGGAGTTTCACAATAAGAAAAAAAACGGAGAACTCTTCTGGGAACACGCTTCTATATGTCCGATGCGAGATGAAGAAGGTTATATTACCCACTTTATCGCAGTTAAAGAAGATATTACTCAACAGAAACATAACGAGGAAATTTTAGCCCATCAAGCCAACTATGACGCTCTGACCGACCTACCGAACCGAACTTTAATTTTTGATAGACTACGACAAGCAATTACCGAGGCTCAAGTTCATCATAGTAACGTCGCGGTGATGTTTATTGACCTAGACCACTTTAAAAATATTAACGATACCCTAGGTCATGAATTAGGAGATTTTTTGTTAAAAGAAGCCGGGATGAGATTAAGAGGATGTATCCGCAAAACTGATACAGTAGGGCGACTTGGTGGTGATGAGTTTTTATTGATTATCCCCAAGTTAGATGACTTAGTACAGGCTGAATATATTGCTAATCAGGTCTTAGATGTATTGGGTGAACCCTTTAATCTGTGCGGTGAAGAAGCATTTATATCAGCCAGTATTGGTATTGCTAGTTATCCCCAAGATGGCAAGAATGTCAGTACATTGGTGAGAAATGCAGATACGGCTATGTATGCAGCGAAGCAGGAAGGCCGTAATGTTTTCGCATTTTTTACTCAAAATATGAATGATGAGGCTCAAAGTCGGATTATCATTGAAAATCAGCTTCGTCATGCCATAAGCAGAAATGAACTATCTGTGGTGTATCAGCCTTTTATTCATCTGAATACCTCTCAAATTGTTGGGGCTGAGGCTTTGATGCGTTGGTATAATCCCGAACTAGGAAATATTAGACCTGACCAGTTTATTGCTATTGCTGAAGAAAGTCGGTTAATTGTAGATTTGGGAGAGTGGATTTTATCACAAGCCTGTCAAGAGGTGGCTAATTGGCATCAACAGGGAAACAATGGGTTATGGGTGGCGGTGAATATGTCTCCCCGTCAGTTACGGACCCCTAACCTGGTTAATGTGATTATAGAGGCGATCGCTAATAATGGTCTGAGTAGTGATTGCTTAGAGTTAGAAATAACCGAACGTTCCCTGGTGGAAGAAGTTCCGGGAGTGCAAAGTTTAATTAAACAACTGAATCACCTCAAAATCCGTTTGGCGATCGATGATTTTGGCACAGGTTATTCCTCCCTTAGTTATCTAAAGCGATTTCCTTTTAGTGTCTTGAAAATTGATAAATCATTTATTTCGGATCTTCCCGATGATCAAGATGCGATCGCTCTAGTCAAAACCATGATTACTATGGCTCATGGGTTAGGCTTAGTCGTGGTAGCAGAAGGCATTGAAACCACCGCCCAACTCGACTTTCTCTGTAATCAAGGATGTGATTACGGTCAGGGATATCTATTTAGTAAACCTCTACCACCCGCCCAATTTAGGGCTTATCTGCAACAGAAAAGTTAA